In Halarcobacter mediterraneus, the following proteins share a genomic window:
- a CDS encoding TatD family hydrolase translates to MIIDSHCHLDNKQFYDDIDEVICRALDHGVKGFLIPGADPDDLPKAMQLAEKYKEVFFSAGVHPYDIKAYDKKILQEYISHPKCIAVGECGLDYFRLPEDEQEKKEEVQLQKEIFIKQIEFAKEVKKPLIVHVREASNDSRTILENYGAKEVGGVLHCFNASEHLLPLSEHNFYFGIGGVLTFKNARKLVEVLPKIPRDKIILETDCPYLTPHPHRGKRNEPFYTTFVAQKVSELLNLELSEVEKLTVDNTKNLFKQFSTII, encoded by the coding sequence ATAATTATAGATTCACATTGTCATTTAGACAACAAACAATTTTATGACGATATTGATGAGGTTATATGTCGTGCCTTAGACCATGGAGTAAAAGGTTTCTTAATCCCTGGTGCTGACCCTGATGATCTTCCTAAAGCTATGCAATTAGCAGAAAAATATAAAGAAGTATTTTTTTCTGCTGGTGTTCATCCTTATGATATTAAAGCTTATGATAAAAAAATATTACAAGAATATATTTCTCATCCTAAGTGTATTGCAGTAGGAGAGTGTGGTTTAGATTATTTTAGATTACCTGAAGATGAACAAGAAAAGAAAGAAGAAGTTCAATTACAAAAAGAAATTTTTATAAAACAAATAGAGTTTGCAAAAGAAGTAAAAAAGCCTTTAATAGTACATGTTCGTGAAGCTTCTAATGATTCTAGAACTATATTAGAAAACTATGGAGCAAAAGAGGTTGGTGGTGTTTTACATTGCTTTAACGCAAGTGAACATTTATTACCTTTATCTGAACATAATTTCTATTTTGGAATAGGTGGTGTTTTAACTTTTAAAAATGCTAGAAAATTAGTTGAAGTTTTACCTAAAATTCCTAGAGATAAAATTATTTTAGAAACAGATTGCCCTTATTTAACTCCTCATCCCCATAGAGGAAAAAGAAATGAACCTTTTTACACTACTTTTGTAGCTCAAAAAGTTTCTGAACTTTTAAATTTAGAACTTAGCGAGGTTGAGAAGCTTACCGTGGATAATACTAAAAATTTATTTAAGCAGTTTTCTACAATTATTTAG
- a CDS encoding LysM peptidoglycan-binding domain-containing protein — MRKLALLFALSFYSYASLIGSSYSQRDLSILENLDINPSFITDYKLQKVYEQYQSKYNSNNYIEKLNEASLFVPKVKDILRQEGIPDVFIYMAMAESNFTIDAKSRVRATGLWQFMSATGRRYGLENNLYVDERMDLIKSTRAAAKYLNRLHTLFGKWYLAAIAYNCGEGRVIEAITRATIDLYVEKNPKMKNNEKIKEYRKIIRAYQERRVRFRELRKVYNRVKKWGIEPDINDLLKVQTVVSRQYIPSESRRYIRKIISLAMMKSQSFIRHDENSHLLNMGISTTVATVPVKGGLHLRNIAQSIGMTYDELLGLNKHIKQSIIPPNEELYEINIPYSRLSRFNENKDTIKDTQYLVHIVKRGDTLYDLSRKYNIPYKIIKDYNKLKTNLLSLKQKIILPMPKSMYNKIKLSSIKKKVKQIKKYTVKSGDSLYSIAKKYKIKIDKLKKDNNLKTSLLRIGDKIVIR; from the coding sequence TTGAGAAAACTTGCTTTATTATTTGCCCTTTCATTTTACTCGTACGCTTCGTTAATTGGTTCTAGTTACTCACAAAGAGATTTAAGTATTTTAGAAAATTTAGATATTAACCCTTCATTTATTACAGACTATAAACTTCAAAAAGTTTATGAACAATATCAAAGTAAATATAATTCGAATAACTATATTGAAAAGTTAAATGAGGCTTCTTTATTTGTACCTAAAGTAAAAGATATTCTTAGACAAGAAGGAATACCTGATGTATTTATATATATGGCAATGGCAGAATCTAACTTTACAATTGATGCAAAATCAAGAGTGAGAGCAACAGGACTTTGGCAATTTATGAGTGCTACAGGAAGAAGATATGGTTTAGAAAATAATTTATATGTTGATGAAAGAATGGACTTAATTAAATCAACAAGAGCTGCTGCAAAATATTTAAATAGATTACATACATTATTTGGGAAATGGTACTTAGCTGCAATAGCTTATAACTGTGGTGAAGGTAGAGTTATAGAAGCAATTACAAGAGCTACAATAGATTTATATGTTGAAAAAAATCCTAAAATGAAAAATAATGAAAAGATTAAAGAATATAGAAAGATAATAAGAGCTTATCAAGAAAGAAGAGTTAGATTTAGAGAACTTAGAAAAGTTTATAATAGAGTTAAGAAATGGGGAATAGAACCAGATATTAATGATTTATTAAAAGTTCAAACAGTTGTAAGTAGACAATATATTCCAAGTGAAAGTAGAAGATATATTAGAAAAATTATCTCTTTAGCAATGATGAAATCTCAAAGTTTTATAAGACATGATGAAAATTCGCACTTACTTAATATGGGAATTTCAACAACGGTAGCTACTGTTCCTGTTAAAGGTGGACTTCATTTAAGAAATATTGCCCAATCAATTGGAATGACTTATGATGAGTTGTTAGGTTTAAATAAGCATATTAAACAATCAATAATTCCTCCTAATGAAGAGTTATATGAGATTAATATTCCATATAGTAGATTAAGTAGATTCAATGAGAATAAAGATACTATAAAAGATACTCAATATCTAGTACATATAGTAAAAAGAGGGGATACTTTATATGATCTTTCAAGAAAATATAATATACCTTATAAGATTATAAAAGACTATAATAAATTAAAAACAAATCTTTTGTCATTGAAACAAAAAATAATTCTTCCTATGCCTAAAAGTATGTACAATAAAATCAAACTTTCAAGTATTAAGAAAAAGGTAAAACAAATTAAAAAATACACTGTTAAAAGTGGTGACTCTTTATATTCGATTGCAAAAAAATATAAAATTAAAATTGATAAATTAAAAAAAGATAATAATTTAAAAACTTCACTTTTAAGAATAGGAGATAAGATTGTTATTCGATAA
- a CDS encoding septal ring lytic transglycosylase RlpA family protein, with product MLFDKSLKITIFSTLCTTFIFTGCSTKTTSGYYIPFVSKESSSSTNRNLNPLGEQEIRNSKAMHRATMRPYKVHGKWYYPTLAKVGDSQKGIASWYGPNFHAKKTSNGEVYDMHAMTAAHKTLPMNTMVKVDNLENGKSTIVRINDRGPFITGRIIDLSNKAAHAINMVGKGTVSVKITVLGFNAKIAKTKEEKQQTASVGRYYVQVGAFSKLEGAKITKRKFELILEDRYSVIIKSTDLNRVWISGFRSEEEAQDFKEANGLSGALIIAK from the coding sequence TTGTTATTCGATAAATCTTTAAAAATAACTATTTTTAGTACCTTATGTACAACTTTTATTTTTACAGGATGTTCTACAAAAACAACTTCAGGTTATTATATCCCTTTTGTAAGTAAAGAATCTTCTTCGAGCACAAATAGAAATCTTAATCCTTTAGGGGAACAAGAAATTAGAAATTCAAAAGCAATGCATCGTGCAACAATGAGACCTTATAAAGTTCATGGGAAATGGTATTATCCTACACTGGCAAAAGTAGGGGATTCTCAAAAAGGTATTGCATCTTGGTATGGACCAAATTTTCATGCTAAAAAAACCTCTAATGGAGAAGTTTATGATATGCATGCAATGACTGCAGCTCATAAAACTTTACCTATGAATACTATGGTAAAAGTAGATAATTTAGAAAATGGGAAGTCAACTATTGTAAGAATAAATGATAGAGGACCTTTTATTACTGGAAGAATTATTGATTTATCAAATAAAGCTGCTCATGCAATCAATATGGTTGGAAAAGGAACTGTTAGTGTAAAAATTACGGTTCTTGGGTTTAATGCTAAAATTGCAAAAACAAAAGAAGAAAAACAACAAACAGCAAGTGTTGGAAGATATTATGTTCAAGTTGGTGCTTTTAGTAAACTTGAAGGTGCAAAAATTACAAAAAGAAAATTTGAGTTAATTTTAGAAGATAGATATAGTGTTATAATTAAAAGTACAGATTTAAATAGAGTTTGGATTAGTGGTTTTAGGTCTGAAGAAGAAGCACAGGATTTCAAAGAAGCAAATGGATTAAGTGGTGCATTAATTATTGCAAAATAG
- the hisB gene encoding imidazoleglycerol-phosphate dehydratase HisB encodes MIEINRKTKETDIKCKLDIQGNGTSNINTGVGFFDHMLEALSKHSGIDIDLSCEGDLHIDAHHTVEDCGIVLGKALKDEIFPIKNVERYGNATVVMDEASTTCALDLSNRPFLVYEVNLSGKVGEFDVELAEEFFHAIVMNSGLTCHIINERGRNKHHILEASFKAFAVALRRAMAKNEKLGVPSTKGVL; translated from the coding sequence ATGATAGAAATTAATAGAAAAACAAAAGAAACAGATATTAAATGTAAATTAGATATTCAAGGGAATGGAACTTCAAATATAAATACTGGAGTTGGTTTTTTTGATCATATGTTAGAAGCACTTTCAAAACATAGTGGTATAGATATTGATTTATCATGTGAAGGTGATTTACATATTGATGCACATCATACTGTAGAAGATTGTGGTATTGTTTTAGGGAAAGCTTTAAAAGATGAGATTTTCCCAATTAAAAATGTAGAAAGATATGGTAATGCTACTGTTGTTATGGATGAAGCTTCTACTACCTGTGCTTTAGATTTATCTAATAGACCTTTTTTAGTTTATGAAGTGAATTTAAGTGGAAAAGTAGGAGAGTTTGATGTTGAACTCGCTGAAGAATTTTTTCATGCTATTGTTATGAATTCAGGTCTTACTTGCCATATAATAAATGAAAGAGGAAGAAACAAACATCATATTTTAGAAGCCAGTTTTAAAGCTTTTGCTGTTGCTTTAAGACGAGCAATGGCTAAAAATGAAAAACTAGGAGTTCCTAGTACAAAAGGTGTTTTATGA
- a CDS encoding KdsC family phosphatase: MIELLVLDVDGTLTNGQITYTNSGDELKSFDVADGLAIATWTKKLGKKVAIITGRTSKIVETRAKDLNITHLYQKVDNKDEVLENILKEENLSWNQVAAIGDDLNDYKMLKKVGLSFTPANGSKYIKDIVNIQCKAFGGSGAVKEMIEYIIKEDGIEEEYVNSWL; this comes from the coding sequence ATGATTGAGTTACTTGTTCTTGATGTTGATGGAACTTTGACTAATGGACAAATAACTTATACTAATAGTGGAGATGAATTAAAATCCTTTGATGTTGCCGATGGTTTGGCAATTGCTACTTGGACGAAGAAACTTGGTAAAAAAGTAGCTATTATTACAGGAAGAACTTCTAAAATAGTAGAAACAAGAGCAAAAGACTTAAATATAACTCATCTTTATCAAAAAGTTGATAATAAAGATGAAGTTCTAGAAAATATTTTAAAAGAAGAAAATTTATCTTGGAATCAAGTTGCTGCAATTGGTGATGACTTGAATGACTATAAAATGTTAAAAAAAGTTGGTCTTTCTTTTACTCCTGCAAATGGTTCAAAATATATTAAAGATATAGTGAATATACAATGTAAAGCTTTTGGTGGAAGTGGTGCAGTAAAAGAAATGATAGAATATATTATAAAAGAAGATGGAATTGAAGAGGAATATGTAAATTCATGGTTGTAA
- a CDS encoding LptA/OstA family protein — protein MKLLLKVALISTFLFANANTEKLIIDAKNFETDDSKGVSIFTGNVKLKMAKDKLNSDKLEVFMKPKSQGKNVEPLKYIATGNVSFTIFSNGKHYEGKGSKVIYDPKKLEYTVIGKGYLNEVTESRELYGEKIFINQQTGSAKVSGTDNKPVRFILNIESSNKEK, from the coding sequence ATGAAATTATTATTAAAAGTTGCATTGATTTCTACTTTTCTTTTTGCTAATGCAAATACAGAGAAACTCATAATTGATGCAAAAAACTTTGAGACAGATGATAGTAAAGGTGTTTCAATATTTACAGGAAATGTAAAATTGAAGATGGCAAAAGATAAACTAAACTCTGATAAATTAGAAGTTTTTATGAAGCCTAAGTCTCAAGGTAAAAATGTAGAGCCTTTAAAATATATTGCTACAGGAAATGTAAGTTTTACAATTTTTTCAAATGGTAAACATTATGAAGGAAAAGGTAGTAAAGTTATTTATGATCCAAAAAAATTAGAGTATACTGTTATTGGTAAAGGTTATTTAAATGAAGTAACAGAAAGTAGAGAACTTTATGGAGAAAAAATTTTTATAAACCAACAAACAGGAAGTGCTAAAGTTAGTGGTACAGATAATAAGCCTGTTAGATTTATTTTAAATATAGAAAGTAGTAATAAAGAAAAATGA
- the yihA gene encoding ribosome biogenesis GTP-binding protein YihA/YsxC, translating into MKIVDAQFLTSAQSIIDSPAPDKAEVAFLGRSNVGKSSLLNTLTNRKGLAKSSSTPGKTQLINYFDIKFKTSNEELPYLYARFVDLPGFGYAKVSKSLKRDWNKNLTGYLEERPCLQIFVHLVDARHTELEIDKNVDDFLQTIKRGDQIIIHAFTKIDKLKQNDLQKLKRAYPDGIFISNLKKRGLEQLQNKITGYLFGN; encoded by the coding sequence ATGAAAATAGTAGATGCCCAATTTTTAACATCAGCACAAAGTATTATAGACTCTCCTGCTCCAGATAAAGCAGAAGTTGCTTTTTTAGGTAGATCTAATGTAGGAAAGTCTTCTTTATTAAATACTTTAACAAATAGAAAAGGTTTAGCTAAGTCTTCTTCAACACCAGGAAAAACTCAATTAATAAACTATTTTGATATTAAGTTTAAAACCTCAAATGAAGAGTTACCTTATCTTTATGCAAGATTTGTTGATTTACCTGGATTTGGTTATGCAAAAGTCTCTAAAAGCTTAAAAAGAGACTGGAATAAAAACTTAACAGGTTATTTAGAAGAAAGACCATGTTTACAAATATTTGTTCATTTAGTTGATGCCCGACATACAGAGTTAGAAATAGATAAGAATGTGGATGATTTTTTACAAACAATAAAAAGAGGAGACCAAATAATTATTCATGCTTTTACAAAGATTGATAAATTAAAACAAAATGACTTACAAAAATTAAAAAGAGCATACCCTGATGGAATTTTTATCTCAAATTTAAAAAAAAGAGGTTTAGAGCAACTTCAAAATAAAATTACAGGATATCTCTTTGGAAATTAA
- a CDS encoding N-acetyltransferase: protein MEINFVKPDVSHIKSMQELVKEEVENGNILLRTEDEMANTIRSYTLVEVDSKIAGFTALHIHSARLAEVRSLVVSKNYRGLKLGKKLVEACITEAKKLGLEQILSLTYEKGFFESCGFHEIAKEDIPEHKIWADCIRCKHFPICEEIAMVYDL from the coding sequence TTGGAAATTAATTTTGTTAAACCTGATGTAAGTCATATAAAATCAATGCAAGAACTTGTAAAAGAAGAAGTAGAGAATGGAAATATTCTTTTAAGAACAGAAGATGAAATGGCTAATACTATTAGGTCTTATACTTTGGTTGAAGTAGATAGTAAGATAGCTGGATTTACTGCTTTGCATATTCATTCAGCAAGGTTAGCAGAAGTAAGAAGCTTGGTCGTATCTAAAAACTACAGGGGACTTAAACTTGGAAAAAAATTAGTAGAGGCCTGTATTACTGAAGCTAAAAAGCTAGGCTTGGAACAAATTTTATCATTAACATATGAAAAAGGCTTTTTTGAAAGTTGTGGTTTTCATGAAATTGCAAAAGAGGATATTCCTGAACATAAAATTTGGGCTGATTGTATTAGATGTAAGCATTTCCCTATTTGCGAAGAAATAGCGATGGTATATGACTTATGA
- a CDS encoding ATP-binding protein, translated as MKKTLLIILTFPFILLAETNFSFKTNLIKLTKEEKLFLIEKNIDCVVSKNWPPFIFEDNNKLVGISKDFWDLIKNKTLISSSCRDVGTFHELLTLIQNKKADISLSSAVSEETLDFALFSKPYISYPLAIATTMDKQYISNTSLLNNKKIAVGKNYSSYQILKAKYPKIEFVEVENNIEALNLLARGDVYAVVDILPVLSLIISEYGFKNIKISGTTEFNFDVRFMVRNDYEELVSIINKAIDSITKEELNQIKNKWLSVRLESVVDYSRFWEIGFIIFLVLIILFYRQYILNKHNKKLQEANEEIEKKTIELEKKTKQLAKQKELFEKIYNESTDGIFLVDLKQNRIIDCNDSALKILKYTFKEEFIQLKLEDFFPFKQANGISSIFRIYKMIDIAIEKGSNSFEFIFKNKKAQNIWLEVVLTTINLDDSNLMHVVLRDIDKRKEMEEELNILTFNLEGKVKQEVKKNEEKTKQLLQQSRLAQMGEMISMIAHQWRQPLTAISATTNNLLLRMMIKDRPKDEDLEKEISLISDYSQYLSNTIDDFRNFFKSEKEKIDITLETIVNNSISIIKNSLESNSIKLSIDYSCNETVNVFASEVNQVILNLIKNAEDAILESNLEEGEIKVSTFCEEAFCYITIEDNAKGIPEKIIDKIFDPYFSTKTSKDGTGLGLYMSKIIIKDHCGGELIASNSKNGAIFTIKIPKSL; from the coding sequence ATGAAAAAAACTCTGCTAATAATATTAACTTTTCCTTTTATATTATTAGCAGAAACTAATTTTTCTTTTAAAACTAATTTAATTAAACTTACTAAAGAAGAAAAACTTTTCTTAATTGAAAAAAATATTGATTGTGTTGTTAGCAAAAATTGGCCTCCTTTTATTTTTGAAGATAATAACAAACTAGTTGGAATTTCAAAAGACTTTTGGGATTTGATCAAAAATAAAACTTTAATTAGTTCTTCATGTCGTGATGTTGGTACCTTTCACGAACTTTTAACTTTAATACAGAATAAAAAAGCAGATATTAGTTTATCTTCTGCAGTAAGTGAAGAAACTCTTGATTTTGCCTTATTTTCTAAACCTTATATTTCTTATCCTCTTGCAATTGCTACAACTATGGATAAACAATATATTTCAAATACTTCTTTACTTAATAATAAAAAAATTGCTGTTGGTAAAAATTATAGTTCTTATCAAATTTTAAAAGCAAAGTACCCTAAAATTGAGTTTGTTGAAGTTGAAAATAATATAGAAGCTTTAAATCTTCTTGCTAGAGGGGATGTTTATGCTGTTGTAGATATTTTGCCTGTTTTATCTTTAATTATTTCAGAATATGGTTTTAAAAATATAAAGATCAGTGGAACAACAGAGTTTAATTTTGATGTTAGATTTATGGTTAGAAATGATTATGAAGAACTAGTTTCAATTATAAATAAGGCAATTGATTCTATTACGAAAGAAGAGTTAAATCAAATCAAAAATAAATGGCTCTCCGTGCGATTAGAAAGTGTTGTTGATTATTCTAGATTTTGGGAAATAGGATTTATTATCTTTTTAGTATTAATTATTTTATTTTATAGACAATACATTCTTAATAAACATAATAAAAAATTACAAGAAGCTAATGAAGAAATAGAAAAGAAAACCATTGAATTGGAAAAAAAGACTAAGCAATTAGCAAAACAAAAAGAGTTGTTTGAAAAAATTTATAATGAATCAACTGATGGCATTTTTTTAGTAGATTTAAAACAAAATAGAATTATTGATTGTAATGACTCTGCTTTAAAAATATTAAAATATACTTTTAAAGAAGAGTTTATTCAACTAAAATTAGAAGATTTTTTCCCTTTTAAACAAGCAAATGGAATATCTTCAATTTTTAGAATATATAAAATGATTGATATAGCAATAGAAAAAGGTTCAAACTCTTTTGAGTTTATTTTTAAAAATAAAAAAGCCCAAAATATTTGGTTAGAAGTTGTATTAACAACTATTAATTTAGATGATAGTAATTTAATGCATGTTGTTTTAAGAGATATTGATAAAAGAAAAGAGATGGAAGAGGAACTGAATATCCTTACTTTTAATTTAGAAGGAAAAGTAAAACAAGAAGTAAAAAAGAATGAGGAAAAAACAAAACAATTGTTACAGCAAAGTAGATTAGCCCAAATGGGAGAAATGATTTCTATGATTGCCCATCAATGGAGACAACCTTTAACTGCAATATCTGCTACAACTAATAATTTACTTCTTAGAATGATGATAAAAGATAGACCAAAAGATGAAGATTTAGAAAAAGAGATATCTTTGATTTCTGATTATTCTCAATATCTTTCTAATACAATAGATGATTTTAGGAACTTTTTTAAAAGTGAAAAAGAGAAAATTGATATAACTTTAGAAACTATCGTAAACAATTCAATTTCAATTATTAAAAATTCATTGGAATCAAATAGTATTAAATTGTCTATAGACTACTCTTGTAATGAAACAGTAAATGTTTTTGCATCAGAAGTAAATCAAGTAATTTTGAATTTAATTAAAAATGCAGAAGATGCTATTTTAGAAAGTAATTTAGAAGAAGGAGAAATAAAAGTATCAACTTTTTGTGAAGAAGCATTTTGTTATATTACTATAGAAGATAATGCAAAGGGAATTCCTGAAAAGATTATAGATAAAATCTTTGATCCTTATTTCTCAACTAAAACTTCAAAAGATGGTACAGGTTTAGGTTTGTATATGAGTAAAATTATTATAAAAGATCATTGTGGAGGAGAGTTAATAGCATCAAATAGTAAAAATGGAGCTATTTTTACAATAAAAATACCTAAAAGTTTATAA
- a CDS encoding redoxin domain-containing protein: MNSKIKKYIKETIKYTVIFVIVLNIVSYYKSLDLNKEKLNIQEFKLLNNEKYLIDKEKPLLIHFWATWCPICELEASNIEKVSKNYQVITIATQSGNEKEIKKYLEKNNLTFKVVNDEDGFLTKQFNIKAFPTTFIYDKNQNLNFSEVGYTSTLGLYLRMWWSN; this comes from the coding sequence ATGAATAGTAAAATAAAAAAATATATAAAAGAAACTATTAAATATACAGTAATTTTTGTTATTGTATTAAATATTGTGAGCTATTATAAGTCTCTTGATTTAAATAAAGAAAAGTTAAATATACAAGAATTTAAACTTCTAAATAATGAGAAATATCTTATAGATAAGGAAAAACCTCTCTTAATTCATTTTTGGGCAACATGGTGCCCTATTTGCGAATTAGAAGCAAGTAATATTGAAAAAGTTTCAAAAAACTATCAAGTAATAACTATTGCCACACAATCAGGAAATGAAAAAGAAATAAAAAAATACTTAGAAAAAAACAATCTTACTTTTAAAGTAGTAAATGATGAAGATGGTTTTTTAACAAAACAATTTAATATAAAAGCTTTTCCTACAACTTTTATCTATGATAAAAACCAAAATCTTAATTTTAGTGAAGTAGGCTATACTTCAACTTTAGGATTATATTTAAGAATGTGGTGGAGTAATTAA